A window from Littorina saxatilis isolate snail1 linkage group LG9, US_GU_Lsax_2.0, whole genome shotgun sequence encodes these proteins:
- the LOC138975779 gene encoding large ribosomal subunit protein mL50-like, with amino-acid sequence MAAALVRSFALSANAKTTFGLRAVAINQTWTRTAFFRRQKDKEQEAEVTTVIPEEQTVSSPLSLAKTLRKRVGLQTVRSYAPPSDVEERFQRISSDVYGEVAEWKDYRFANNRIKFKFLTRAMSEFDHYVPNTDLNKINTVGDAVAFFSAPVRDSSSYEDITKLDLPPNLHIQLEPLRFDPETDTMYGGKTAFPGRPSKVISLKYQRKYGKKEE; translated from the exons ATGGCAGCCGCCTTGGTGAGAAGTTTTGCCCTGAGTGCGAATGCGAAAACGACATTTGGCTTGAGGGCAGTCGCAATAAACCAG ACATGGACCAGGACAGCGTTTTTccgcagacagaaagacaaagagcAAGAAGCAGAAGTCACAACTGTTATTCCAGAAGAGCAAACAGTTTCCTCACCACTGAGCCTGGCTAAAACACTTCGCAAAAGAGT TGGACTTCAGACGGTACGCAGTTATGCACCTCCCAGTGATGTTGAGGAACGTTTTCAAAGGATTTCTTCTGATGTGTATGGAGAAGTGGCCGAGTGGAAGGACTATCGCTTTGCTAACAACAGGATCAAATTTAAG TTTTTGACTAGAGCTATGTCAGAGTTTGACCACTACGTTCCCAACACTGACCTCAACAAGATTAACACCGTGGGTGACGCCGTGGCCTTCTTCTCTGCGCCTGTTCGAGACTCCTCGTCGTATGAAGACATCACCAAGCTAGACCTTCCTCCCAACCTGCATATTCAGTTGGAACCTCTGAGGTTCGATCCCGAGACGGACACAATGTATGGTGGCAAGACTGCCTTTCCTGGCAGACCCTCAAAAGTCATTAGTTTGAAATATCAGAGGAAATATGGAAAGAAGGAAGAGTGA
- the LOC138975787 gene encoding uncharacterized protein isoform X1 has protein sequence MWIRSKTSMVHRSSEFTVWRIDWSWPSGMPFSRENTCHNQFEDLLLGLCYFCHNRPLSRANLKKSYLVLGNEMGGLQNTCHRQLDDLLLGLCYFCHNSPLSRANLKKSYPQLLDVKPIMPDGWAMSALPSTTSWKAMLPLFNIFNGSSLLMPRGARPEQQAKSRKFYKVATSFEVVQYACCLLDVLQQLNHLSLTLQRKTITIAEVLKSLQVTRAVLQKYEDRDGPKLQKLNQKLELEAVPLMNTGNSTSFQASRHLMKSGNSTSFQASRHLMKSGNSTSFKASRHLTKIGNSTSFQASCRKLVEGLLASLDRRLDDVDTGVLLSSILAAFSSWPHKDSSKDFGNDCLDDLTVHFKAVLESA, from the exons ATGTGGATTAGATCAAAGACAAGCATGGTGCACAGATCATCGGAGTTCACTGTATGGCGCATCGACTGGAGCTGGCCTTCAGGGATGCCTTTCAGTCGAGAGAACACCTGTCACAATCAGTTCGAAGACCTCCTTCTTGGCCTGTGCTACTTCTGCCACAACAGACCTCTCAGCAGAGCCAACCTGAAGAAAAGCTACTTAGTGCTGGGGAACGAGATGGGTGGATTACAGAACACCTGTCATAGGCAGTTGGATGACCTCCTGCTAGGCCTGTGCTACTTCTGCCACAACAGCCCCCTCAGCAGAGCCAATCTGAAGAAAAGCTACCCACAACTGCTGGATGTAAAGCCCATCATGCCAGATGGGTGGGCCATGTCCGCACTCCCCTCGACCACTTCCTGGAAGGCTATGCTGCCATTGTTCAACATCTTCAACGG ATCCAGTCTCCTGATGCCCAGGGGGGCGCGTCCTGAACAACAGGCGAAGAGCAGGAAGTTCTACAAAGTGGCGACCTCCTTTGAAGTGGTGCAGTATGCCTGCTGTCTGCTGGATGTGCTGCAACAACTCAACCACCTGTCCTTGACCCTACAAAGAAAGACCATCACCATTGCTGAGGTGCTCAAGAGCCTTCAAGTCACAAGAGCTGTCCTGCAGAAATATGAAGACAG GGATGGTCCCAAGCTGCAAAAACTCAACCAGAAGCTGGAGCTTGAGGCTGTTCCTTTGATGAACACTGGAAACAGCACCAGTTTCCAGGCCTCCCGTCACTTGATGAAGAGTGGAAACAGCACCAGTTTCCAGGCCTCCCGTCACTTAATGAAGAGTGGAAACAGCACCAGTTTCAAGGCCTCCCGTCACTTGACGAAGATTGGAAACAGCACCAGTTTCCAGGCCTCCTGTCGCAAACTTGTGGAGGGTCTCCTGGCCAGTCTGGACAGACGCCTTGATGATGTCGACACTGGTGTTCTGCTGTCGTCAATCCTAGCCGCCTTCTCATCGTGGCCACACAAGGACAGCAGCAAGG ACTTTGGGAACGACTGCTTGGACGACTTGACTGTACACTTCAAAGCCGTCTTGGAGTCTGCCTAA
- the LOC138975787 gene encoding uncharacterized protein isoform X2 has product MWIRSKTSMVHRSSEFTVWRIDWSWPSGMPFSRENTCHNQFEDLLLGLCYFCHNRPLSRANLKKSYLVLGNEMGGLQNTCHRQLDDLLLGLCYFCHNSPLSRANLKKSYPQLLDVKPIMPDGWAMSALPSTTSWKAMLPLFNIFNGSSLLMPRGARPEQQAKSRKFYKVATSFEVVQYACCLLDVLQQLNHLSLTLQRKTITIAEVLKSLQVTRAVLQKYEDRDGPKLQKLNQKLELEAVPLMNTGNSTSFQASRHLMKSGNSTSFQASRHLMKSGNSTSFKASRHLTKIGNSTSFQASCRKLVEGLLASLDRRLDDVDTGVLLSSILAAFSSWPHKDSSKGKTLGTTAWTT; this is encoded by the exons ATGTGGATTAGATCAAAGACAAGCATGGTGCACAGATCATCGGAGTTCACTGTATGGCGCATCGACTGGAGCTGGCCTTCAGGGATGCCTTTCAGTCGAGAGAACACCTGTCACAATCAGTTCGAAGACCTCCTTCTTGGCCTGTGCTACTTCTGCCACAACAGACCTCTCAGCAGAGCCAACCTGAAGAAAAGCTACTTAGTGCTGGGGAACGAGATGGGTGGATTACAGAACACCTGTCATAGGCAGTTGGATGACCTCCTGCTAGGCCTGTGCTACTTCTGCCACAACAGCCCCCTCAGCAGAGCCAATCTGAAGAAAAGCTACCCACAACTGCTGGATGTAAAGCCCATCATGCCAGATGGGTGGGCCATGTCCGCACTCCCCTCGACCACTTCCTGGAAGGCTATGCTGCCATTGTTCAACATCTTCAACGG ATCCAGTCTCCTGATGCCCAGGGGGGCGCGTCCTGAACAACAGGCGAAGAGCAGGAAGTTCTACAAAGTGGCGACCTCCTTTGAAGTGGTGCAGTATGCCTGCTGTCTGCTGGATGTGCTGCAACAACTCAACCACCTGTCCTTGACCCTACAAAGAAAGACCATCACCATTGCTGAGGTGCTCAAGAGCCTTCAAGTCACAAGAGCTGTCCTGCAGAAATATGAAGACAG GGATGGTCCCAAGCTGCAAAAACTCAACCAGAAGCTGGAGCTTGAGGCTGTTCCTTTGATGAACACTGGAAACAGCACCAGTTTCCAGGCCTCCCGTCACTTGATGAAGAGTGGAAACAGCACCAGTTTCCAGGCCTCCCGTCACTTAATGAAGAGTGGAAACAGCACCAGTTTCAAGGCCTCCCGTCACTTGACGAAGATTGGAAACAGCACCAGTTTCCAGGCCTCCTGTCGCAAACTTGTGGAGGGTCTCCTGGCCAGTCTGGACAGACGCCTTGATGATGTCGACACTGGTGTTCTGCTGTCGTCAATCCTAGCCGCCTTCTCATCGTGGCCACACAAGGACAGCAGCAAGGgtaag ACTTTGGGAACGACTGCTTGGACGACTTGA